CGGCACCTGCGCGGCCGTCGGACGACCGGCATACGGTGGAGGGATGAACTTCCGATACCTCGGCAACAGCGGTCTCAAGATCTCCGAGATCACCTACGGCAACTGGCTCACCCACGGCTCCCAGGTCGAGAACGACGTCGCGACCCAGTGCGTGCGCGCCGCCCTCGACGCCGGCATCAGCACCTTCGACACGGCCGACGTCTACGCCAACACCAAGGCGGAGAGTGTCCTCGGCGACGCCCTCAAAGGCGAGCGGCGCGAGGGCCTCGAGATCTTCACCAAGGTCTACTGGCCCACCGGTCCGGGCGGCAAGAACGACGTCGGCCTCTCGCGCAAGCACATCATGGAGTCGATCGACGGGTCGCTGAAGCGCCTGCAGACCGACTACGTCGACCTCTACCAGGCCCACCGGTACGACACCGAGACGCCGCTCGAGGAGACGATGCAGGCCTTCGCCGACGTCGTGCGCCAGGGCAAGGCCCTCTACATCGGCGTCAGCGAGTGGACCGCCGACCAGATCCGCGAGGGTGTCGCCCTCGCCAAGGACCTTGGCGTCCAGCTCATCTCGAGCCAGCCGCAGTACTCGATGCTATGGCGCGTCATCGAGGACGAGGTCGTGCCCGCGTGCGAGGAGCTCGGCGTGAGCCAGATCGTGTGGAGCCCCATCGCCCAGGGCGTGCTCACCGGCAAGTACCAGCCGGGTCAGCAGCCGCCGGAGGGCTCGCGCGCCGCCGACGAGAAGGGCGGCGCCGACATGATCAAGCGGTTCATGAACGACGACACGCTGACCCGGGTGCAGGACCTCAAGCCGATCGCCGACGAGGCCGGCCTGACGATGGCCCAGCTCGCCATCGCGTGGGTGCTGCAGAACCGCAACGTCGCCGCCGCCCTCGTCGGGGCCTCGCGCCCCGAGCAGGTGGCCGACAACGTCAAGGCCGCGGGTGTCACGCTCGAGCCCGAGCTGATGACGAAGATCGACGAGGCCCTCGGCGGCATCGTCGAGCGCGACCCGGCCAAGACGGCCGAGACCGCGCCGAAGCAGCGCCCGGCCTGACCCACAGCGCGACGTCACGCGACGTCGCCTGACGCGACACCCGTCGGATGCCGTCCGGCCGCCTTCCACGTGAAGGCCGGCCGGGCGGCATCCGCCGTTCCGGGCCGAACCAGCCCTGGCGGGTGCAGCGGCCCCGATGCCCCGGCCCCAGCAGGTGTCGGGCGGTCGGGGGCGAGGGGTCAGCAGGCGTCGCCGGGAGACGCGCAGGGGTGGGACGCGGTGACGAGGTCGGGGGCCGGCGAGCTCGTGCGCAGGTCGAGGTCGAGGGCGCGCGCGAGGTCGGGCCCGGCGGCCGTGACGACGGCGCGTGACGCCTCGCCGAGGGCGGCGAGCTGCGCCGGCGTCAGGGCGTCGACGACGAGCCGGCGGGCCTCGGCCACGTGCCCGGGGGCGGTGGCCTGCAGCTTGGCCCACCCGGCATCCGTGAGCCACGCGTCGATGCGGCGACCACCGTCGGCGCTGGCCCGGCGCTGCACCCAGCCGAGGTTCTCGAGGCGGGCCACGGCGTGCGACAGGCGGCTGAGCGACCCGCGGGCGAGCAGCGCGATCTCCGACATCTGCAGGGTGCGGTCGGGGGAGGCCGAGAGGGCCACGAGCACGTGGTAGTCGAACATGTTCATGCCCGCGTCGCGCTTGAGCTGCAGGTCGAGGGCCGCCTGCAGGCTCGTCATCATGCCCATGAGCGACTTCCACTCGAGCTGCTGACCGGGGGTCAGCCAGTCGACGTCGGTGTCGTCCACCACGGCCTGTACGTGCTCGTCCATGACCCCATCGTACCCTCGACTTGAACTTTCAATACGCCTGGGCGTAGTCTCGACTTGAACATTCAAGCCGACCTCACCGGGAGTGCACCGTGAACATCCTCCGCATCGACGCCAGCATCCAGGGCACCAGCTCCGCCGGCAGCGCGCTGGCCGACCTCGTCGTCACCGAGGCGACGCAGGGCCGTCCGGACGCCACGGTCGTGCGCCGCCACCTCGCCGCCGAGCCGCTGCCCTCGACGGCGTGGGCCGACGCCGTCAGCGCCGGCTACGTCGCCGCCGAGCAGCGTACCCCGGCCCAGGTCGAGGCGCTCGCACTCGCCGGCTCCCTCGCCGACGAGCTGCGCGCCGCCGACGCGGCCGTGCTCGCCCTGCCGCTCTACAACTACGGCGTCTCGCAGCACGTCAAGATCTGGATGGACCTCGCCATCGCCGGCGCCCCGATGGGTGAGCGCCTGCTCGACGGCACCCCCGTCGTGCTCGTGGTGACCCGTGGCGGCGGCTACGGCCCGGGCACCCCCCGCGAGGGCTGGGACCACAACGTCGACTACGTGCGCCGCATCGTCGGCGACGTCTGGGGCGCCGAGCTCACGGTCGTCGAGCGCGAGCTGACCCTCGTCGGCGTCAACCCCGCCCTCGACGAGCTCGCCGAGCTCGGTGCCCTCGCCCGCAAGACCGCGGAGGAGGCGGCGATCGAGGCCGGCGCCGCGCTGGGGGAGCACCGCGCCGCCTGACCCGCCGCCTGACCCGACGGATGACCGCACCACCGCGGATGCCGGGTGGCCACCCTCGGGGTGACCACCCGGCATCCGCGCGTTAGGTTGGTCGAAACGACCACGGGACAGAGGGGTTCGGCATGCGCATCGCGGTCACGGGTGGTTCGGGCAAGCTGGGTCGGCACGTCGTCAGGCGGCTGCGCGACGGTGGCCACGACGTCGTCAACCTCGACCGCGAGGGGGAACGGGCCGACGGCTTCATGCGGGTCGACCTCACCGACCACGGCGCCGTCATCGACGCGCTGAGCGGCGCCCGCGACGGGGAGCAGCCGCCCCGGGTCGACGCCCTCGTCCACCTCGCCGCGATCCCCGCCCCGGGCCTGGCCCCCGACATCGAGACGTTCCGCAACAACGTCGTCACGACCTTCAGCGTCTTCCACGCCGCCATCCGGCTCGGCGTGCGCACCATCGTCTACGCGTCGTCGGAGACGGTGCTCGGACTGCCGTTCGACACCCCGCCGCCGTACGTGCCGGTCGACGAGGAGTACCCGCCGCGGCCGGAGTCGGTCTACAGCCTGGTCAAGACGCTCGAGGAGACGATGGCCGCGCAGCTGTGCCGCTGGCACCCCGACCTGTCGGTCACGGGGCTGCGCTTCTCGAACGTCATGGACGTCGAGGACTACGAGGCCTTCCCGTTCGACGGCGACCCGCTCGAGCGCAAGTGGAACCTCTGGGCCTACATCGACGGGCGAGACGGAGCCCAGGCGGTCGAACGCGCGCTCGAGAGGTCCGAGCCGGGCTTCGAGGCGTTCGTCATCGCCTCGCCCGACACCGTCATGACCACCCCGAACGCCGAGCTGCTCGACAGGGTCTTCCCCGACGTGCCGCGGCGCGACGGCATCGGTGAGCACACGACGCTGCTGTCGATCGACAAGGCCCGGCGTCTGCTCGGGTACGCGCCCGAGTTCTCGTGGCGTGACGGCCGGGGGGACGAAAAGGCCTGAGAATCGGGCCTCTCCGGCTGGGCGTGTGTCGCGGCCGGGGGCTGGGGACAACTTCTGCAGGCGCGGCCCGGTCCACGCCACGATGGGTGCATGAGCGTCGAGCACCTGCCGGGCACCGTCGATGACGGGCCGCTGACCGACCCGACCGTCGCGTCGCGCCTCGTCGACCTCGTCGTCGGTGAGCACGCGCGCGCCGACGGCTGTGTCGGCGTGCTCGTCTGCGACGAGCACCACCGCCTGCGACAGCCCGTGGTGCTCACCGACCGGGTGGTCGGTCGCGCGGGGTGTGGCGGATTTGATGGTGTCGTCGCGCTGCTCGACCTGCTGCTGCCGGCCGTGTACCGCGACGGCGGCTCGGTGCTCGTCGTGCGCGGGCGCCCGGGCGGCGGCGTGCCCGACGACCGCGACCGGGCCTGGCGCGCCGAGGTGGTCACGGCCTGCACGCGGCACGACGTGACCCTGCTCGGGGTCCTGCTCGCGACGCGTGACGGGGTGGGCGTGCTGCCCGGGTTGTCAGGGCCACCGGGTCCGACCGACGTGCACGAGGGGGCCGGGGTGGGCCGTCCCGACCGCCTCGGCGCCGCCTCGTGACGGGCGGTGACGGGCCGTGACGGGCGGCGACGGGCTGGTCTCAGCGGTCCTCGGCGAGGATGCGACGCAGGTCGGCCCGCGCCTCGGCGAGCGAGTGCGAGAACCGGCCCTCGCGCTGGCCGGCGGTCGCCTCGAGCGCCGTCATGGCCCGCACGATGCGGGTGGCCGACGCGTCGTCGAGGCCGCGCACGGCGAGGGTGACCTCCTCGACCTCGTCGAGGCCCATGTGGTGCTCGATGGAGTCCTCGAGGGCGACGAACTGCGACTTGTGGCCGGGCTGCCCGGGCGTCAGCTGCTGGAGGTTCGCGATCTGCAGCTCCATGCCGTCGGGCTCCCCGGGGCGCTCAAGGCCGGTCGGGCTGCTCGGCGAGCCCGCCGTGAGCGGGGCGATCAGCTCGTCCTCGATCGCCTGGTGCATGGCGAGGTACCCGAACAGCTCGGACAGGCCGGTCGTGTCGCCGCTGCGCACCGGCCCGGCCAGCCGTTCGACCATGGCGGTGATGCGGGCGTGCTGACCGGTGAGGGCCGCGACGACGTCGTCGCTCGTGTACGTCCTGCTGGCGGGGTCGGACGGGTTCATGATCGTGCCTCTCGGGTCGGGGGCGCCGGGCCCGACGGCCGTGGAGGCGGCGGAGCCGCCGAAGGCTCCGTGGCCG
This is a stretch of genomic DNA from Terracoccus luteus. It encodes these proteins:
- a CDS encoding aldo/keto reductase family protein, which produces MNFRYLGNSGLKISEITYGNWLTHGSQVENDVATQCVRAALDAGISTFDTADVYANTKAESVLGDALKGERREGLEIFTKVYWPTGPGGKNDVGLSRKHIMESIDGSLKRLQTDYVDLYQAHRYDTETPLEETMQAFADVVRQGKALYIGVSEWTADQIREGVALAKDLGVQLISSQPQYSMLWRVIEDEVVPACEELGVSQIVWSPIAQGVLTGKYQPGQQPPEGSRAADEKGGADMIKRFMNDDTLTRVQDLKPIADEAGLTMAQLAIAWVLQNRNVAAALVGASRPEQVADNVKAAGVTLEPELMTKIDEALGGIVERDPAKTAETAPKQRPA
- a CDS encoding MarR family winged helix-turn-helix transcriptional regulator, whose product is MDEHVQAVVDDTDVDWLTPGQQLEWKSLMGMMTSLQAALDLQLKRDAGMNMFDYHVLVALSASPDRTLQMSEIALLARGSLSRLSHAVARLENLGWVQRRASADGGRRIDAWLTDAGWAKLQATAPGHVAEARRLVVDALTPAQLAALGEASRAVVTAAGPDLARALDLDLRTSSPAPDLVTASHPCASPGDAC
- a CDS encoding FMN-dependent NADH-azoreductase, with the translated sequence MNILRIDASIQGTSSAGSALADLVVTEATQGRPDATVVRRHLAAEPLPSTAWADAVSAGYVAAEQRTPAQVEALALAGSLADELRAADAAVLALPLYNYGVSQHVKIWMDLAIAGAPMGERLLDGTPVVLVVTRGGGYGPGTPREGWDHNVDYVRRIVGDVWGAELTVVERELTLVGVNPALDELAELGALARKTAEEAAIEAGAALGEHRAA
- a CDS encoding NAD-dependent epimerase/dehydratase family protein, with the protein product MRIAVTGGSGKLGRHVVRRLRDGGHDVVNLDREGERADGFMRVDLTDHGAVIDALSGARDGEQPPRVDALVHLAAIPAPGLAPDIETFRNNVVTTFSVFHAAIRLGVRTIVYASSETVLGLPFDTPPPYVPVDEEYPPRPESVYSLVKTLEETMAAQLCRWHPDLSVTGLRFSNVMDVEDYEAFPFDGDPLERKWNLWAYIDGRDGAQAVERALERSEPGFEAFVIASPDTVMTTPNAELLDRVFPDVPRRDGIGEHTTLLSIDKARRLLGYAPEFSWRDGRGDEKA
- a CDS encoding DUF2231 domain-containing protein; the encoded protein is MTTRADVRAATALPPLAQAAVDLENDERLDPAVETLGRLTRPLAEGATGDALRGSWLGHALHPLLTDLPLGLWTAASALDVLGGEQARPAARRLVGLGLLAVAPTAASGWAEWHRTGRREQRVGVAHAALNVAGVAVYAGSWGARRAGRDRLGAALALTGAGLTGLGGYLGGHLTSVRKVSSRHPAFDTADGHGAFGGSAASTAVGPGAPDPRGTIMNPSDPASRTYTSDDVVAALTGQHARITAMVERLAGPVRSGDTTGLSELFGYLAMHQAIEDELIAPLTAGSPSSPTGLERPGEPDGMELQIANLQQLTPGQPGHKSQFVALEDSIEHHMGLDEVEEVTLAVRGLDDASATRIVRAMTALEATAGQREGRFSHSLAEARADLRRILAEDR